The Desulfobulbus propionicus DSM 2032 DNA segment CGGTGCACTTTCACCCAGCCTTCCTGGCCAACGGACCGCAGCAGGGATGAAAGACGGGAATTCCATAGTGCACCGACGCTTTCCGATCCACACTTTTGTTTTGCTTGTTCTGCCATGACGCCCGCGATCACCGCCCTCAAAAAAGCCAAGGTGCCGTATCGGCTGCATGCCTACCAGCACGATGCCGGTGCAGCCTCCTATGGCGGTGAAGCCGCGCAGAAGCTTGCCATCGAGCCCGCGCAGGTCTTCAAGACCCTGGTTGTCGAGACCGACGGCCAGAAGTTTGTGATCGGCATTGTTCCCGTTGCCCATCAGTTGGACCTCAAACTCCTGGCGCAGGCCCTCGGCACCAAAAAAGCCGCGATGGCCCAGGCGCAGGACGCGGAAAAGATGACCGGCTATGTGCTGGGCGGCATCAGCCCCTTGGGGCAAAAGAGAAAACTGGCGACCGTGATCGATGCCTCGGCAACCGGTTTTGCCACCATCTTCGTCAGCGCCGGCCGCCGTGGGCTGGAGATCGAGCTTGCGCCCCACGACCTGTGCGCCTTGACCCACGGGACCTTTGCGGAGATCAGCCGATGAAGGGTGAAGGAGTTGCAGCGAGGGAGAGTTGGATTTTATTGGAAAAAGTTTGCCCGCTTGGTGCAGCGCCCTGTAGTGCAAAATGTAAAATTTGGCTTCTGTGACCTATGAATTCCCGGAAATATTCTTGGCGAAAGGACACGCCTTGAAACGTGCCAATAATGCTGCGGGGACTGGAAGCATGGGTGCTCTCCGAAAACTGGCCATCCTTCCAAATGGAATGATATACAGAAAAGCGGTTATTCCGAACCTATTGATTTTCCAATGACAATCTTCATAAATATCGGTAGGCTAATCCAAAATATCTGCTTTAAACACAAGGGTAGAGTATTACAGGAATGAGCCAATCATCCAGGCTCCCTCTACGAGTTTAGATGATATACAGATCAGCAGAATAACTTGTTGTGTGTAAAAGGCATGTGCCTATCTCCCGCGCTGGCACTCGTACTTACACCAGCTCCCTTGCCATTCCGTGCGTCTGCCGTATTTCCGGTGTAACTTCCCCATATCTTCCAGGTTGTCTGCGCAGATGTCGTCCCAAATATCATGCCACACCATGCCGTACCGCTTCCCTTTTGGCGGCTTGTAACTGAGTGCGTCGGCACAAACAAACGTCACACGCGGGTCAGCATAGTGCGGGGAAACAAGGTCGATCAGGTCTTGCGATATTTCAACAACCGTCACATCCGTTACTTCAGGTTTGAGAAGTATATTCTTCAGCACCATGCCAATTCCCAAACCATTTAAAAGGCACGACCCTTTTGCTTTCCATACGGCTGTGCTGTGGTCGCGCATCTCTGCCGGAGTGTCAGACATCACGAGGTATCCGTTCCGTGTTACCCTCGTGTACGTCTCGCCTACCGGCACGGCGCGGCCTCTCAGTGCCGAATGAAAATCCATGAAGTCTGTCGTAAAGCGTTCGATCTTCCACGGTCCTTTCTGTCCTTCAGGCAACGTTACTTTTTCCAAGGTTCCTCCTTAAAATCAGAATATAAAGGCTCACACAACAAAGCGTTCAAGCCGATGCCGATAAAGCCCGGCACGGCTTAACTAATCGTTATGCGCATAATCCCCGCCGCCGATCGGTATCGTAGCGGAGGAAGTCGCGAAAGCTCTCGAAACAGTCGGCACATTCCAGGTATTCCTGGTATCGCCTTTTGCTCTTGGAAATTTTCGGCGGAGCCGGGCTATGGAGCGCAACAGCCTCTTTCCCGGCAGGAGTGACGACAAAACAGTGCATGTCGCCCCACAACTTCCTTGTCCCAAGGTCTTTCATTAACCCTATCTCGGCCAATTGCTGGCACTTCGCAAAGTCTTTCCCGCCAGGGTCAGTTGCAAAGTGGTTGCGGTATTGCTCGCCATGGCCGTATTGATCAACCCCGAGCGAGTGCTGCAGGATGTGCAGTAATTCTTTATCCATAATCCCTCCAATGCGTTAAAAACGCATAACAAATCGGTCGAGTTCGGACGCCGCAAACTGCGCGGCGCCGCTCACCTCAACCATTAGTCGTCAGTAATTATTTTTATATTTTTCAGTTCTTCTTTTACAGTTTCACACTGATACCAATCACTCCAGCTATCTTCACAACATTTCCCATTATTGTGCTCTCTAGTGCATTTATGGTCGGGCCCTCCATCATGCCAGCCCCACTTTCTATACGGGCACCCCATGTCTTCCATTTTCCCTCCTTTCAACCGCGCTTAACCAGTAAATAAACGTGACCTGGACAACTAGCGCTCTTTCAATGGTAGTTCATTCACCTGCACGTTATTAAGCCGTTCGGCGGAGATAAAATTATGAAAGTTGACCATATATCCCTTTCTACGACTCCAGTATTTTTAAGGAAAGGTAGTCAGGTTGTTTCCCAAGGCACAGGATTTTACTTCTTATCAAATAAAGATAATGGCCAAGTCCTTTTCTTATTAACAAATTATCATGTTCTTACAGGTTCAGCTCCTAGTGAACGGAAAGCGCCTATTGGTGACAATATCTTTTTCCAATTTCACGAATCAGATACCGAAACAGGAAAAATAAGAAATTCCAATCTTCCTTTATTTACTCCAAGCGGTAAGCCATTATGGCTTGTAAGCTCCGACCATCCAGAAGCAGATTTTGCTGTAATCCCTTTGCCCACGCAGTGCTCGAAGGATTGTAAAGTGTTTTGTCTTTCAGAAGAATGGGCAACTCAAAAAATGAAAATTCGACCAGCAACAGATGTTTCTCTGGTAGGTTATCCCTATGGCTTCTATGATACTTCAAACGCGCTTCCTATTTGGAAATCAGGAACACTTGCAAGTGAGCCAAAAGTGAATTTCGAAGGAAAACCTCTAATGTTAATTGATGTATCTGCTTTTCCAGGAATGTCAGGGTCTCCTGTATTCGCTATTGCCAACGGGATGTATGAAATGGCAGAAGGAAATTCAGTCACACCTGGTATGGTGAGACAATTCATAGGTATTTATGCAAGCATGCAAATGGTTAGTAAAAACAAATATTTAGAAGAGATCGTGCATGATACAAAAGTTGGGATTAGGGATCTCGAGTCATTAGAGATCGGTCATGTATGGAAAGGTAGCATAATTACCGAGTTGATAGACAATATTGATATTGGAAAATATGAAACGGAAATAATACAAGAATTGAGCCGAACAATCGGTTGAAGAAGGATTGTTCATTCCGCTGCGCTACATGAACAACCTCTTAACCTCACCGTTAACTTAAAAAATGAAATCAAGATCACGCGCATTATTGGATAAGTCATTGGGTGCCGTCTTGTCTGCAATGGAAATTTATAACAAGCCAGATTTCTATTACAGAGAGGAGACTTTTTCAATTTTGATGGTCAATGCATGGGAGCTGTTGCTAAAAGCAAGGTTGTTGCAGCTTAGTAACAACAAAGTGGCCTCAATAGTCAAATACGAAAAAAGACAAAATGCTGATGGGTCAACTTCTGAGAAACTGTATAGGTCTTACAGTAGGTCCGGGAATGTAAAAACAGTAAGTCTTTTTGTCGCCTATGATTTAATAATTAATGAGTATGGAGATAAACTTGACAATTTAGTTCGGAAAAATCTTGAAGCATTAATAGAAATTCGTGACAATTCTGTCCATTTTTTAAACAAAGACTTTGAGTTAAAACGTAAAATATTCGAAATTGGAACGGCCTCACTAAAAAATTATCTTAATTTAGTTATTAAATGGTTCGGTGTTGATCTATCTAAATACAATTTCTTCTTAATGCCGATGGCTTTTATCCGTGATTTTCACAAAGCGAAAGTTGTTTCTTTGACCATCCAAGAAAAGAAATTAATCAAATTTGTTGAAAATTTACAAAGTAAGGTCGAAGACGATGAAACAAAAGATTTCAACCTGGCACTAGAAGTTTCGGTGCATCTTAAGCGAGCGAGTAGCACTACAACAACAAATACAATAACAATTTCCAATGATCCTAATGCGCCGGTCGTTCGACTTTCTGAAGAGGATATTCGAGAAAAATATCCATGGGATTATGCTGTATTAACAACAAGGTTAAAGAAAAGATATAATGATTTCAAATGTAACCAAGACTACCATGGAATTCGTAAGCCGCTTGAATCAGATGAGAAATACTGTAATACACGTCTACTAGATCCAGGTAATCCATCAAGCAGCAAAAAAATATTTTACAACCCAAATATTCTTAAAGAATTTGATAAACATTATAACAAAAGTTAACCACCGGCTTCACGCGGACCCCGCAAAAAGCGCGGGTCCGGTGATCCGGAACGTTATGTTTTCCGGAGGTGAGCGCACCATGCTCAAACACTACTTGGAAGAACTTACGGCGCTTGAGTTTTCCGAACGTGACGCAGGGATTCAGAAGGCGGTTACGAGAGAAAAGGGCGCAATGAATGCGCGTGGGATACTGCACTCTTCAATGACCCTTCAGGCGTTAGCTGAGTTCTTCGGTGCCGAGTTCTCGTTGCGCTGTGATTTCCTAAAAGAATTCGTTGTTACGCACAGCGCCTTGTGCAAAGAAGAGGATGCCGTAACAACCGCAAAGACCTTATTTCAGACGAAGTCCTTTGAACAAAGGGACCGACTGAAGGCCGCATATGAGGCCGCGACAAAGCCTATCGTCGCATCACTAAGCAGTGACTTTCCGAAACAGATCGAAGAGGGCTTGCTCGCCACTTTTGAGACTCGGATAAAAAAGAACAACATGTATGTCGAGATTGCTTACCAGGCAATGGAAGCCGCTAAGCGCGAAAAGACCCCTATGTTCGCACTTAAACCGAATTTCCACGGTATTGGAATTGACGTGGAGGAGGTCTGGAGACGATATGTCAAACATAACTAGCCAATCCACCGGACAAAGAAAAGCGTTGCTCGTTCCTCGCCCCGCTTTTCTCTGCCGGTGATTGCTGCATTATGTCGATGCTTCACCATGTACCCGCTACGCGACTACATGGATGAACCACGGGAGGAAATATGAAAACGATTGGATTTGGAATGAACGGAAATACTTGCCTTTCAAATTGTCCGTATAAAAAATCTGATTACACGGTAATAAAAATCGCGTCTCTGTACTGCCAGAACTGCGACAAGAATAAGGGAATTAACAGGGAAAATAAAACGGTTGATTGTATAGGAGACGAAAGAAACATAACAATCGCTTCAACCTGACATCCTAACGGATGCAGGTTAAGCAAATGTTCATGGCGACTGCGTCGCCATGAATCGCGGTGCTGACTGCGTCGAGCACCTTGCCTGGCGCCTTGCGCCAGAACAAGGTACTCGACCGGACACCGCACACCGATCATTCAAACTTCGTTTGCCTGATCGGCGCACGGCGCCGGTCAGCACCGCGATTAACAGTGAAAAATGAAAATCACGAAATCCAACATACTGAACCTTATAAAGACCGCTTTCGGCTTCGAATGGACGCCTGAAATATCTCAAGAAGCAATAGGGAATCTTGAAATTTAGCTTAGCAAGCCCCGGCACCATTCACCGACAATTTTATTCACAAAGACCATGCTCTTCTGGCTTTTAATCCGATCGGTTTTGCACCTTGGCGGTGCCTCGCTCTGTGCTCGATGGCGGTCTTTTGCCAGTTTGCCGCACTCCGGGCACACTTCACCTGCTTGCAGCCAGAAGCATCCCCATTCGGTCAATGTTATACACCAAGTTGCGCAAGCCGATCTTTGCTCGGGCTCGGGCTATGCCGATCGTGCGCAACAGTACATTCCCCGCTCGCTGCGCCTGTACACCAAAGACATGCTCGATTCGCGAACGGACCTTGGATCTGGTTCGGTTGCCCTCCTGTTCTCTGGGCGTCAAGGGACGATTGCGGCTCCCCTTGCGTTGGATGTGTTCACGAAAACCATCCTGGCCGAGGCGCTCCAATCGATCCGCGGATCGATAGGCCGAATCCGCCCAGACGTCCTTGCTCGTATTGTCGGCAAGGAGTTGCTCGAACACGTTGCTGTCGTGCAGGGCCGCATCGGTCACGGCATAGCTGCGAATCAACTTGTGCTTCACATCCACCGAGATGTGGTTCTTGTAGCCGTAATAAGACTTGCCGTTCTTCTTGGTCCAGCGCGCGTCCGCGTCTTTTCTACGCCGCTTGTTCTCGGACCAGTTCTCCGGGATGTCGCCCTCTTTGATCCGGGCATTTTCCTCCCGGCTGTTCCGCTGTTTGGGCACGCTGACAATGCTGGCATCCACGATCTGCCCTTTCATCGCCATGAAGCCGTTGTCCCGGAGATGCGCATCGAAGGTCGCAAACAGTTCCTCTACAATGCCGGCCTTGACGAGGTCTTCCCGAAAACGCCAGATGGTGGTGGCATCGGGAACCTTCTGGCTGATGTGCAGACCAAGAAAGCGCCCAAAGGAGTGCCGGTCGAGAATCTGAAACTCGGTCGCGTCATCCGACAGATTGTACAACGACTGCAGGATGAGAATCTTAAACAGCAGGATGACGTCGTACCCCTTCGGCCCGACCGTAGACTGCCGGCCCTTGTCCCTGGCCTTTTCGAGCGCAGGACGAAACATCTCCCAGTTGACCGTCTCGTTGATCTTGGCAAGTGGGTCGCCGTTCTTGTCGATTTTGTGCAATCGGTCCTGCAAATCAAAAAAGCCGGGCTGGATCATGGCTGATCTCCATCGGGTGATGGTTGGCGGATGCGGCCTTAAAACGATGAAGAATGTAACATATTTACACAAAATCAACAATTTGATAGTTAAACTTGTCGCAGGCTACTGCATTTAATTTTCAAGAAACCCAATAGACATTCTGAACAGATGTGACTCCACAACAGAACAAGTTTATTTGCTTGGATCGGCCTATTATATTGAAGCAATGAGAGATAAATACAATGGAGAACTGTGTGGCCAACCTCTTCCAATATCTTGGCACATTGTTACCTACAATCAAGTCAACTATGAAGCCATTTACTTTCAGGAGCCTTGGGGAGGCTGGGCCAGAGGCTACGGAGCTGGCCCTAGCAGTTGCGCCTTTGTTCCACAGTTGAAATTTCCACATATAAATTACCACCATGACTTTGGATTGTTTTATAGCGCTGACAATGCAGGCGGTGAATGGGGTTTCCAATGTGCGATAGAAATTGACCCTGAAGAAACGCATAAAGATCGTAAAGATAAAGACGAATATAGAGACAATATAGTTGACTACGAAGTAATACGTGTTGATGACAGGATACATAGTTGCACAACATGGTTTGAATTAATAATGGACAGAGACGATGCAATTATTGAGGAGCATCTCAAAACAATCAAAGATGACGACGACACTCAAGATTGGTAGGCTCCCATCCAGGGGTGGCGATAATACGCACATATTTTCTTTCTTTTCCGCGGAAATGCCTATGTCTAAATGTGTGGCGCCAGCCTATACCGTCGTCGGTGTCCTCTGTTTCCATATACCCCCAGACTTCCCTACAACATTCGCATTCAGCAACAGGGTCGGCATCTGGCAATTTATTAAATGCTCTCTCAAGCTCTTCGCTTTTTTTGTTAAGCCATACAATCTTCATATAATAACCTTATATAATAATATAAATCAGTTAACAACCGGCTTCACTCGGACCCCGCAAACAGCGCGGGTCCGGTGAGCCAGACGTTGGGCCTCGGTCTGCTCCCTGGTCGGTTGAAAACAACCTCGGCCCAACCAGTTCATCAAGCGGACTAGCCGCTTATGCCGTCCCTACCAAAACCGAGCATTTCGAGAAGGTCCTTAACAGAGATGCTGTCACGTTGGGTTGACATCAGGTAGTCTCGGCATGACAAGATAGTAGACTCTGCATCATCAACGTCTGCGCGGAGATCGTCAATCTCGCGTTACAGACGTTGAACCATACACTCTGAACAGCCATCACCGTCGAATGGTGCTCCATGTTCGCACGGACCAGGATCTTCGACAATTCCGGAATCAATCTGCATTCTGTAGATATCCATTATGTTCTCCGTCTGGAATTTTTCCCCAACCAGCAGTTTCAGCAGGCCGAGCTGCTGAACTGCGCGTTCATGGCGACTGCGTCGCCATGAATCGCGGTGCTGACTGCGTCGAGCACCTTGCCTGGCGCCTTGCGCCAGAACAAGGTACTCGACCGGACACCGCACACCGATCATTCAAACTTCGTTTGCCTGATCGGCGCACGGCGCCGGTCAGCACCGCGATTGTGGCCGTAGGTGCAGCGTGGTCGGTAGATGCCGGCCTCGCCACAACCAGTGCCTTACAGCGGACAATCCGCTGAAGTGTTACTCAAAATATTCCTTTATCAGATAAAGCTGACTCGCAATTCCAAAGGTGCCTAATGAAACGCCCTCGATCTCCTCAGCCAAGTCGTCAAAATCTTCTGGAAGATCATCGTAAATATCTCCTTTTTGCTTTGCCCGAGCCTCACCTGCAGATATCATTTCTGTGGACCTGGACGAAACTACTTTGCCACCCTGGAATATTTCGACTGTTTCGCCGTCAGCGGTGATTGTGATAACTACCTTGTCTGGATACATGATCACTCCGTTTTTTAAATTTATTCTGCCACAACCAGCAGTTTCAGCGGATGAACCGCTGAACTGCGCGTTATGCAGCTTCAAACAGGTTGCATGTTTCATGCACGATACATCCCTTTTTCTGGCACCACATGTCGCGGTCTTCGTTTATTGTCAAACAACCCGTACAATCTTCACACGACGTTTTTTCACTTATTTCTTCATGCATAACAAGGTCGCTCCAGCCGACCAAAAGAGATCGGCGATAATGGTTAGATTGCGCTTGGCCACTACACACCATCTCCGAAGTAAGTACGAGACGCCTTGTCAAGAACATCGTCGACCTCTTGCTCGTCAAACTCACGCCTATACAGCTCTTGCACAGCGTGGAGCATTTCATGGACCACAGATGTGGTAAATATTTCCTCGAAAGAAATTTCATTTGTTTTATCTGCACAGGCGTTTACCATCGCTTCAATATTTACAACAATCTTCGCCTCTGGTTCCGCTACAGATCCAGATAGATATCCAGCAAATGCAGGTATTTCGTTATTGGGCTTAATGCTAAATTTAATTTCCAGCATAACAAGGTCGCTCCAGCCGACACCGGGAATCATCGCTCATCTTATCGGTATCTCAGCGGCCCGGTGCGGCTGATCTTGGCGTTAGATTTCCCAAGAAAGCATTACCTGAACAATAAATAAAGGATAAATGATGTCATTCGCAAGGCCGTCAGAATCAATACAAATGAGCCTATTTCCTCAATCAAAACCGGCAACTAAGAGCGCTGATCTTGATGTTCCTAAAACTTATACCGGCTTGGCAGGTTTTCATAAATATTGGGGAAAGAAACCGATTGAAAGCTTGTGTTATCTTGTTGAAAAATGCACCAAAGAAGAAGATGTCGTGATGGACCCTTTTCTCGGCTCTGGTTTAATATCGCTGGAGTGCGTACTTCGAAATAGACGTTTTGTCGGTATTGATATTAATCCGTTTTCAATCGAACATGCATCATTCCTACTCGATTTACCTACAAGTCAGGAATACTATCAGGCTTTGATAGAAATCGAAAATTCTGTTGCTGAAAAAATCAGAAATACTTATCTGACTTCGGAAGGAAAAATTGCATCGCACTATCTTTGGGAAGGGGATCAAATCGTCTCTGTATGGATTAAACCTGAAACAGGGCGAAGCCGAATTGAACTAGTGCCGTCTGCGCTAGACTTAAATTCCTTTTCCACATACAAAGATTACAAGCCGTTACATTTCAGAAATCTCAGATTTTTCACTAACTCTAGGATTAACGTAAAGCCGACTATGACTGTCAGTGATGTTTTTACTGGGCGGGCGATGCGAAATATCGATTTACTCATTGAATCATTTGCCAATTATCCAGCGCACTTGAAACGTGCGCTGCTTCTCACATTAACATCTTCGGCTGGTCAGATGTCCAACATGGTCTTTGCCATAAAAAATCGGAGTGCAGGGAAGAGAAATGGTAACGGCGACAAAATAGAAGTTGGTAGTTGGGTTATTGGGTTTTGGTTGCCGGATACACATTTTGAAATAAACGTATGGAATTGTTTTAAAAATCGTGCGAATAAACTTCTGAAGGCGTTGCCAGCGGAAAGGAAATACTATGCAGTTTCGAACGACGCAGCATCTGTTGAGAATCTTGGAAATGATGCATGGCTTATAAATTCTGACTGTAGGTCAGCATTGAAAGAAATTCCGCCAGAGTCAGTAGCATTCGTTTGTACTGACCCGCCACATAGTGATCGTATACCTTATCTTGAATTGAGTGA contains these protein-coding regions:
- a CDS encoding IS5 family transposase, with translation MIQPGFFDLQDRLHKIDKNGDPLAKINETVNWEMFRPALEKARDKGRQSTVGPKGYDVILLFKILILQSLYNLSDDATEFQILDRHSFGRFLGLHISQKVPDATTIWRFREDLVKAGIVEELFATFDAHLRDNGFMAMKGQIVDASIVSVPKQRNSREENARIKEGDIPENWSENKRRRKDADARWTKKNGKSYYGYKNHISVDVKHKLIRSYAVTDAALHDSNVFEQLLADNTSKDVWADSAYRSADRLERLGQDGFREHIQRKGSRNRPLTPREQEGNRTRSKVRSRIEHVFGVQAQRAGNVLLRTIGIARARAKIGLRNLVYNIDRMGMLLAASR
- a CDS encoding DNA methyltransferase, with amino-acid sequence MMSFARPSESIQMSLFPQSKPATKSADLDVPKTYTGLAGFHKYWGKKPIESLCYLVEKCTKEEDVVMDPFLGSGLISLECVLRNRRFVGIDINPFSIEHASFLLDLPTSQEYYQALIEIENSVAEKIRNTYLTSEGKIASHYLWEGDQIVSVWIKPETGRSRIELVPSALDLNSFSTYKDYKPLHFRNLRFFTNSRINVKPTMTVSDVFTGRAMRNIDLLIESFANYPAHLKRALLLTLTSSAGQMSNMVFAIKNRSAGKRNGNGDKIEVGSWVIGFWLPDTHFEINVWNCFKNRANKLLKALPAERKYYAVSNDAASVENLGNDAWLINSDCRSALKEIPPESVAFVCTDPPHSDRIPYLELSELWNSLLGYSVDFDSEIVVSNAKERNKSKINYNSEMTEFFLEISRVLKPNGYIALYFNARDEESWQYLKNIEKISGTLNFIGCFPMTYSATSVVQDNRKGAMKNDYIIIYQKGQPYTGHPLTSAFVHLPGWSSQFPANKGE
- a CDS encoding DUF3644 domain-containing protein → MKSRSRALLDKSLGAVLSAMEIYNKPDFYYREETFSILMVNAWELLLKARLLQLSNNKVASIVKYEKRQNADGSTSEKLYRSYSRSGNVKTVSLFVAYDLIINEYGDKLDNLVRKNLEALIEIRDNSVHFLNKDFELKRKIFEIGTASLKNYLNLVIKWFGVDLSKYNFFLMPMAFIRDFHKAKVVSLTIQEKKLIKFVENLQSKVEDDETKDFNLALEVSVHLKRASSTTTTNTITISNDPNAPVVRLSEEDIREKYPWDYAVLTTRLKKRYNDFKCNQDYHGIRKPLESDEKYCNTRLLDPGNPSSSKKIFYNPNILKEFDKHYNKS
- the ybaK gene encoding Cys-tRNA(Pro) deacylase, coding for MTPAITALKKAKVPYRLHAYQHDAGAASYGGEAAQKLAIEPAQVFKTLVVETDGQKFVIGIVPVAHQLDLKLLAQALGTKKAAMAQAQDAEKMTGYVLGGISPLGQKRKLATVIDASATGFATIFVSAGRRGLEIELAPHDLCALTHGTFAEISR
- a CDS encoding S1 family peptidase, yielding MKVDHISLSTTPVFLRKGSQVVSQGTGFYFLSNKDNGQVLFLLTNYHVLTGSAPSERKAPIGDNIFFQFHESDTETGKIRNSNLPLFTPSGKPLWLVSSDHPEADFAVIPLPTQCSKDCKVFCLSEEWATQKMKIRPATDVSLVGYPYGFYDTSNALPIWKSGTLASEPKVNFEGKPLMLIDVSAFPGMSGSPVFAIANGMYEMAEGNSVTPGMVRQFIGIYASMQMVSKNKYLEEIVHDTKVGIRDLESLEIGHVWKGSIITELIDNIDIGKYETEIIQELSRTIG